The DNA sequence ATGATCCCCGCGAAGCCGAAGAGGCCCATGGCGGCGACCGCGACCGGCAGGCTCCGTATCGCCCCGAGGGCGACCAGGGCGCCGATCTGCGCGGTGCCGCACACCGCGAGGGCGCGGGCGTTCCCCAGCTTCTCGGTGAACCGGGCGGCCACCAGCCCCCCGGTCACACTGCCGATTCCGTACACGGTGATCACGACGGCGTATCCGGTGTTCCCGGCGTCCAGCCAGCCGGTGATGTGCAGCACCAGGGTGGCGATGAGCGCGCCGATGCCGATGTTGCACAAGGTGGTGGAGGCGCACAGCGCCCGCAGCATGCGGTCCCGCCACAGCACGGCCAGGCCCTCGGCGATGTCCCGCCGCAGCGACCCGCCCGGCGGGCGCGGGTCCCGCGGAGGGGGTGTCACCCCCAGCGAGGCGACCAGCGCGGCGGCGACGAGATAGGTGACCGCGTCCGCCGCGTACGGCATCGCGGCGCCCAGGCCGAGCAGCACCGGCACCAGCGGGGCGCCCACGAACCGGCCCATGACCTCCTGGCCGGTCATCAGCCGGGCGTTGGCCCGGCCCAGCGCCTCCTGGCCCACCACCGACGGCAGCAGCGCCGTGGCCGCGTTGTCGAACAGGGTCTGGAGCGTGGTCAGCGCGAAGGCGAGGGCGATCAGCAGCCCGACGGTGGCCCGGTCCAGCCACACCGCGACGGCGAACCCCGCCATCAGAACGGCCCGCACGCCGTCCACCGCCCACATCGCCCGCCGCTGGTCCACCCGGTCGGCGATCGCCCCGCCGATCAGCCCGAACAGCAGCCACGGCAGGAAGCCGCAGGCGGTCACCAGCGAGACCAGCACCGGCGAATCGGTGAGCGAGACGGCCAGCAGCGGCAGCGCCGCACCCCGCAGGGCGTCCCCGAACCGGGAGACGAGCGCGGCCGCCCACAGCCGCCCGAACCCCCCGCGCCACGCGGGCACCGCCGCCTTCCCGGCGCCCCGCTCACCGGCGTCCACAGCGGTCATGACGCTCCCCCCTGGGCCTCGGCCCCACCCCTGTGATCCAGCACCCCATGACCGTAGCCCGCACCACTGACAACGGCCCGGCCGCGCACCCCTCGCAGGAGGTGCCCGGCCGGGCCGTCGTACCGCGTGCTGTGTCTAGATCTCGCCCCGGAGCTTGGCGAGTGCCTCGGCGAGGATCGCCTCGCCGTCGGCGTCGCTGCGCCGCTCCCGTACGTACGCCAGATGCGTCTTGTACGGCTCGGTGCGCGGCGGGTCCGGCGGGTTGTCCCGGTCCTTGCCGGCCGGGAAGCCGCAGCGGGGGCAGTCCCACGTGTCAGGGATCTGCGCGTCGCTGGCGAAGCTCGGCACGGTCTCATGCCCGTTCGAGCACCAGAAGGAGATGCGCAGGCGCGGCGCCGATTCGCCTCGCTCGGCTTCTCCCATCGGCCCCGCTCCGACCCGACTTCCACGGATCGCGTTGCCACTTGCCACGGTCGTAACTCCCTGCGTGATGGTGCCGCGAAGCCTCGATTGGCAGCTCCGCCGCCCGGCGCCCCAGTCTACGTAAGGCCCAACGCGCGTCCAGTGAAAGGAGTTACACCCGCCACCGAGGACGCCATGCCATCATAGGCCGCATATGGGCCCCGCTGGCGACGGTACGTCAGTTATCGGGCGTCAGCCGGGCCCTGAACGGGCCCCGCCGGAGCCTCAGTCGAGCTTCATCAGCAGTCCGAGCACGACGATGCAGACGAACCACAGCAGCCCGACCACCACGGTGATGCGGTCCAGGTTGCGCTCGGCGACCGAGGAGCCGCCCACCGAGGACTGCATCCCGCCACCGAACATGTCGGACAGGCCGCCGCCCTTTCCCTTGTGCATGAGCACCAACATCATCAACAGGAGGCTGAAGATGATGAGGGCGATCGAGAACCCCATGATCACAGCTGGACCAACCTTCTCGGGCTTGAACGGACGTCGGGGGCCGGACGGTGCGCAGCACACCGCCCCGACCCCCGACAGGGTACGACGACCCGCGCGCTAGGGCCTACTCACTGGTCGCGGAAACGAACGATCTTGACGAATTCGTCCGCGTCCAGCGACGCGCCGCCGATCAGTGCGCCGTCCACATCCGGCTGGGCCATGATCGCGGCGACGTTCCCGGACTTCACCGAGCCGCCGTACTGGATCCGGACCTTGTCGGCGACCTCCTGGCCGTAGAGCTCGGCGAGCCGGCCGCGGATGGCCCCGCAGACCTCCTGGGCGTCCTCGGGGGTCGCGACCTCGCCGGTGCCGATCGCCCAGACCGGCTCATAGGCGATCACGATGGTCTCGGCCTGCTCGGCCGGGACGTCCTTGAGACCGCCGTCCACCTGGGCGAGGGTGTGCGCGACCTGGTTGCCCGCCTTACGGACGTCGAGGCCCTCGCCGACGCACAGGATCGGCGTGAGGTCGTTGCGGAAGGCCGCCTTGACCTTGGCGTTGCACAGCTCGTCGGACTCGTTGTGGTACTGGCGCCGCTCCGAGTGCCCGACGACGGCGTAGGCGCACTTGAGCTTGGCCAGCATCGGGCCGGAGATCTCGCCGGTGTACGCGCCGGAGTCATGCGCGGAGATGTCCTGCGCGCCGTACTTGATCTTCAGCTTGTCGCCCTCGACCAGGGTCTGCACCGACCGCAGGTCGACGAAGGGCGGCAGCACCGCGACCTCCACGGCCTCGTGGTCCTTGTCGGCGAGCGCGAAGGCGAGCTTCTGGACGTGGGCGATGGCCTCGAGGTGGTTGAGGTTCATCTTCCAGTTGCCCGCCATCAGCGGGGTGCGGTCACTCACAGGTTCAGTCCTCCAGTGCGGCGAGGCCGGGGAGCGTCTTGCCCTCGAGGTATTCGAGGCTCGCTCCACCGCCGGTCGAGATGTGGCCGAAAGCGTTCTCGTCGAAGCCCAGGATGCGTACGGCCGCGGCGGAGTCGCCGCCGCCGACCACGGTGAAGGCCGGGCTGTCCACGAGCGCCTGGGCCACGGCCCGGGTGCCCTCGGCGAAGTCGGGGTGTTCGAAGACGCCCATCGGGCCGTTCCAGAAGACGGTGGCCGCGTCGGCGAGCTTCGAGGCGTACAGCTTGCGGCTCTCCGGGCCGATGTCCAGCCCCTGCAGATCGGCCGGGATCGCCTCCGCGGGGATGGTCCTCGGGTTCGCCGGGGCCTTGGTCTTCAGGTCCGGGAACTCGGACGCGGCCACGACGTCGACCGGGAGCACGAACTCCACACCGCGCTCCCCCGCCCGGCGCAGATAGTCCTGGACCGCCGGGACCTGGTCCTCCTGGAGCAGCGAGCCGCCGACCTCGTGGCCCTGGGCCTTGAGGAAGGTGTAGGCCATACCGCCGCCGATCAGGATGCGGTCGGCCTTCTCCAGGAGGTGGTCGATGACGCCGAGCTTGTCGGAGACCTTGGCACCGCCGAGGACCACCACGTAGGGCCGCTTGACGTCCTCGGTGAGCTTCTTCAGGACGGACAGCTCGGCGGCGATCAGGTTGCCCGCCGCGTGCGGCAGCCGCGCCGGGAGGTCGTACACGGAGGCGTGCTTGCGGTGGACCGCGCCGAAGCCGTCGCCCACATAGAGGTCGGCGAGGGCGGCGAGCCGCTCGGCGAAGGCGCCGCGCTCGGCGTCGTCCTTACTGGTCTCACCGGCGTTGAAACGCAGGTTCTCCAGCAGCGCCACCTCGCCGCCGCCGAGCGCCGCCACGGTGGCCCGCGCGCTGTCGTCCACGGTGTCGGTCGCGAAGGCGACCTGCTTGCCGAGGAGTTCGCCGAGCCGCCGGGCGACGGGGGCGAGGGAGAACCGGGGGTCCGGGGCGCCCTTGGGGCGGCCCAGGTGCGAGGCGACGATCACCTTGGCGCCCTGGTCCAGGAGCTTGCTGATCGTCGGGACGGCGGCGCGGATCCGGCCGTCGTCGGTGATCGTCTCGCCGTCGAGCGGGACGTTCAGATCGGCGCGGACGAAGACCCGCTGCCCGGCGACCTGAAGATCGTCAATCGTCTTCACAGGGTTGACTCCTTGATCATGGATCGGGGCCCGTTACGACGGTGTCGTAGCGGGCCCCGTTTCCTAGCTCATCGGGACAGCGGTCAGAGCCGGCCGCCGACGAAGACGGTCAGGTCGACGAGGCGGTTGGAGTAGCCCCACTCGTTGTCGTACCAGCCGACGACCTTGACCTGCTTGCCCTGGACCATGGTCAGGGAGGAGTCGAAGGTGCAGGACGCCGGCCAGTTGACGATGTCCGAGGAGACGATCGGGTCCTCGGTGTACTCGAGGATGCCCTTGAGCTGGCCCTCGGCGGCCTTCTGGAAGGCGGTGTTGATCTCGTCCTTGGTGACCTCGCGGTCGAGCTCCAGGACGAGGTCGGTGACCGAGCCGGTCGGGACCGGGACGCGCATCGCGATGCCGTCCAGCTTGCCCTTGAGCTGCGGGAGGACCAGCGCGGTGGCCTTGGCGGCACCGGTGGAGGTCGGGATGATGTTCTCGGCCGCCGCACGGGCGCGACGCAGGTCCTTGTGCGGGAAGTCCAGGATGCGCTGGTCGTTGGTGTACGCGTGAACCGTCGTCATCATGCCCTTGACGATGCCGAAGCTCTCGTCGAGGACCTTGGCCATCGGCGCCACACAGTTGGTGGTGCAGGAGGCGTTGGAGATGACGTGGTGGTTCGCCGGGTCGTACTTGTCGTTGTTGACGCCCATCACGATCGTGATGTCCTCGTTCTTGGCGGGCGCGGAGATCAGGACCTTCTTGGCGCCGGCGGCGAGGTGCTTGGCAGCGTCCTCGCGCTTGGTGAAGATACCGGTGGACTCCACCACGATGTCAGCGCCGAGCTCACCCCACGGCAGGGCCGCCGGGTCGCGCTCGGCCATCGTCTTGAAGGTCTGGTTGCCCACCGTGATGGTGTCCTCGGTGTGGCTGACCTCCTGCTTCAGCCGACCGAGGATGCTGTCGTACTTGAGCAGGTGCACCAGGGTGGCGTTGTCGGTCAGGTCGTTGACACCGACGATCTCGATGTCCGCGCCCTGCTCAAGGAGCGCGCGGAAGTAGTTGCGGCCGATGCGGCCGAAGCCGTTGATGCCTACGCGGATCGTCACGAACCGATCTCCTCGTTGGTGTGCCGGTCTGGACGCCGGCGAACGTGTATGGGATGTCCCCGACCGCCTCCGACCCTACCGCTATCACGGGACGTACGTGACATTGGCATCGGCGGCCCATGACCACCGGAAAGTGGTACGGCCCGCCGATTGAGTCACGATTTGTCACGTGCTGTCAACGACGCAGCGTACGCAGCGCGTCGCCCCATCCCCTCACGGCCACAGGCGCACCGACGACGGCGAAAAGGGATACCGGCCTGGCCGGTTGGGAGCGGCGCCGGGCACGCGTACGCCCCCGGATCAAGCTGAGCGATCCGGGGGCGCGGGGCGGCTTCCGTGGCGTCTACGGGCGGTCAGCCGACCATGCCGTCGGCCATCTCCTCGGTCAGGCTGGACTCGGTGCCGGGGATGCCCAGGTCCTGGGCGCGCTTGTCGGCCATGGCCAGCAGCCGGCGGATACGGCCCGCGACCGCGTCCTTGGTCAGCGGCGGGTCGGCGAGGGCACCCAGCTCCTCCAGGGACGCCTGCTTGTGCTCCATGCGCAGCCGGCCGGCCGCGGCGAGGTGCTCGGGCACCTCGTCGCCCAGGATCTCCAGGGCGCGCTGCACCCGGGCCCCGGCGGCCACGGCGGCACGGGCCGAGCGGCGCAGATTGGCGTCGTCGAAGTTGGCGAGGCGGTTGGCGGTCGCCCGCACCTCGCGCCGCATCCGCCGCTCCTCCCAGGCGAGGACCGACTCGTGCGCCCCCAGCCGCGTCAACAGCGCGCCGATGGCATCACCGTCCCGGACGACCACCCGGTCCACCCCGCGCACCTCGCGCGCCTTGGCCGCGATCTGTAGCCGGCGGGCGGCGCCGACCAGCGCGAGCGCGGCCTCCGGACCGGGGCAGGTCACCTCCAGGGAGGACGAACGGCCCGGCTCGGTGAGCGAGCCATGGGCGAGGAAGGCCCCGCGCCAGGCGGCCTCCGCGTCACAGGTGGCGCCGGAGACCACCTGCGGCGGCAGTCCGCGGATCGGCCGGCCGCGGCCGTCGACCAGGCCGGTCTGCCGTGCCAGCTGGTCACCGCCCGCCACCACCCGCACCACGTACCGGCTGCCGCGGCGCAGCCCTCCGGGGGCCATCACCACCAGGTCCGAGGAGTGGCCGAAGATCTCCAGGATGTCCTTGCGCACTCTGCGGGCCGCGATCCCGGTGTCCAGCTCGGCCTCGATCACGATGCGCCCGCTGACCAGATGCAGGCCGCCCGCGAACCGCAGGATCGCCGAGACCTCCGCTTTCCGGCAGCAGGTCCGGGTGACGGGGAGCCGGGAGATTTCGTCCTTCACCGCTGCCGTCATCGCCATGGGCCGATCCTTCCATGCATCCGAAAAATACGGTCGTACGCGGCCGCCAGAAGCTCCGGGTCGTGCTTCGGGGCACCGTCGGTCGCGGCCACCGGCGCCAGCTCGACCGTGCCGCCCAGCCGCTTGGCGGCGTCGCACAGACTGCTCTGGTCCGGGACGGCGGCCTCGTCGGCCAGCACCACGTCGAAGGCGAGTTTAGGGGCGTGTCGGGCCAAAACCTCCAAATGACGCTGCGGGGAGAAGCCATCGGTTTCGCCCGGCTGAGGGGCGAGGTTCAGCGACAGCACCCGCCGGGCCTTGGTCTCGGTGAGCGCCTGGAGCAGCTCGGGGACCAGCAGATGCGGGATCACGGAGGAGAACCAGGAGCCGGGCCCCAGCACCACCCAGTCCGCGTCCATGACCGCCTCGACGGCCTCGGGGACGGCCGGCGGATCGGGCGGCACCAGATGGACCGACTGCACCTCGCCGGGGGTGAGGGCCACGGTGGCCTGCCCGGCGACGGTGGAGACCTCGTCCGGACGCGCCGGGTCATGGCCGCGGACGTACGCCTGGAGCTCCAGGGGGACGGCCGACATGGGCAGCACCCGGCCGTGGGCGCCCAGCAGCTTGCCGACCAGGTCGAGCGCCTCCACATGGTCGCCCAGCTGCTCCCACAGGGCGACGATCAGCAGATTGCCGACCGCGTGGCCGTGCAGCTCGCCCTCGCTGGTGAAGCGGTGCTGGATGACCCGCGCCCAGGTCTGGCCCCAGTCGTCGTCGCCGCACAGCGCGGCCAGAGCCTTGCGCAGATCGCCGGGGGGCAGCACGTCCAGCTCGTCGCGGAGCCGTCCGCTGGAGCCCCCGTCGTCGGCCACGGTGACGACGGCGGTCAGATCGCCGGTGATCCGGCGCAGCGCGGCGAGCGACGCCGACAGTCCCATGCCACCGCCGAGCGCGACGACCTTGGGCTGGGTGCCCCGGCTCGTGCGCGCCCCGACCAGCCGCCGCAGCCGCCTGGTACGGATGGTCACTCGCGCCCCATGTCCCGGTGGACGACAACGGTCTCCACGCCCTCGGCGGCCAGCCGCGGGGCGAGCCGCTCGGACATGGCGACACTGCGGTGCTTGCCGCCGGTGCAGCCGACGGCGATGGTCACATAGCGCTTGCCCTCACGGCGGTAGCCCGCGGCGATGAGCTGGAGCAGCTCCGCGTAGCGGTCGAGGAACTCCTTGGCGCCGGGCTGGTTGAAGACATAGCCGGAGACCTCCTCGTTGAGCCCAGTGAAGGGGCGCAGCTCGGGGACCCAGTGCGGATTGGGCAGGAAGCGGCAGTCCACCACCAGATCGGCGTCGACCGGCAGTCCGTACTTGTAGCCGAACGACATCACGGTGGCCCGCAGCTCGGGCTCCTCCTCGCCCGCGAACTGGGCGTCCATCTTGGCGCGCAGCTCATGGACGTTGAGACTGGAGGTGTCGATCACCAGATCGGCGTCTCCGCGCAGCTCGCGCAGCAGATCGCGCTCGGCGGCGATGCCGTCCACGATCCGGCCGTCGCCCTGGAGGGGGTGCGGGCGGCGCACCGACTCGAAACGGCGCACCAGGGCCTCGTCGGACGCCTCCAGGAACAGCACGCGCCGCTTGACGTTCTTGGCGGCGAGATCGGCGAGGGACTCGCGGAGGTTGTCGAAGAAGCGGCGGCCGCGGACGTCCACCACCACGGCGATCCGGGCCACATTGCCCTGGGAGCGGGCGCCCAGGTCGACCATGGTGGGGATCAGCGCGGGCGGCAGGTTGTCCACGACGAACCAGCCGAGGTCCTCCAGACACTTGGCGGCGGTGCTGCGGCCCGCGCCGGACATTCCAGAGATGATCACCAGCTCGGGGATGGCCGCCACCTCGGCGGACTCTCCCGACGTGCCCGTATTCACCTGCGCTCCGTCTCCGTGGTTCGTGTGTGCGGTCATGGTCTGGTTCCCCCGTTCGACGACGCCGCGCCGGCGGCCTCGTCCTCAATGATCTCTCCTGTGGCGGTGTTCACGGCGGGCGCGGCCGGGGCGGACCCGGCGAGCGCCGCGGCGACCGTCTCGGCCGTCTTACGGCCGACACCCGGCACCTCGCAGATCTGCTCGACCGTGGCGGCGCGCAGCCGCTTGACCGAGCCGAAGTGCTTCAGCAGCGCCTGCTTACGGCTGTCGCCGAGGCCAGGAACCGTGTCCAGCGGCCCGGACTTCATCGACTTGGCGCGCTTGCTGCGCTGGTAGGAGATGGCGAAGCGGTGGGCCTCGTCACGGACCCGCTGGAGGAGGTAGAGCCCCTCGCTGCTGCGGGGCAGCACCACCGGGTCGTCCTCGTCCGGCAGCCACACCTCCTCGAGCCGCTTGGCGAGACCACAGACGGCGACATCGTCGACGCCGAGCTCGTCCAGGGCCCGCTTGGCGGCGGCCACCTGCGGCTTTCCGCCGTCGACCACGACGAGCTGGGGCGGATAGGCGAACCGCTTCGGCCTGCCCTCCTCGTCGACCGGGCCGGTGGGCCCGCCGACGGACTGCCCGTCGGGTCCGGGGACGCCAGGGGCTCCGGGGGTGCCGGTGGTGTCAGGGGCTCCGGGGGTGCCGGTGGCTCCGGTGGCGCCAGGAGCGCCGGTGGTCTCCTCTTCCCACTCCCCCGTCTTCTGCTTCTCCTGGAGATAGCGGCGGAAGCGGCGGCTGACGACCTCGTGCATGGAGCGGACATCGTCCTGCCCGGCGAAGCTCTTGATCTGGAAGCGGCGGTACTCACTCTTACGGGGGAGCCCGTCCTCGAAGACCACCATGGAGGCCACCACGTCATCACCCTGCAGATGGGAGATGTCGAAGCACTCGACGCGCAGCGGAGCGGAGTCCAGCCCCAGGGCCTCGGCGATCTCTTCCAGCGCCCGGGAGCGCGTGGTGAGGTCGGAGGCGCGCTTGGTCTTGTGCAGCGCGAGCGCCTGCTGGGCGTTGCGCTGGACGGTCTCCATCAGGTCCTTCTTGTCGCCGCGCTGCGGAATGCGCAGATCGACCCGGGAGCCCCGGCGATCGGCGAGCCACTGGGTGACCGGTCCGGCCGGGTCCGGCACGGCGGGCACCAGGACCTCCTTGGGGACGGCGTCGCCGCGCTCCTCCCCGTACAGCTGCTGAAGGGCGTGCTCGACCAGTCCTGCGGTGTCGACGGCCTCGACCTTGTCGGTGACCCAGCCGCGCTGCCCGCGCACCCGGCCGCCGCGCACATGGAAGATCTGGACGGCCGCCTCCAGCTCGTCCTCGGCGACCGCTATCAGATCGGCATCGGTGGCGTCGGCGAGGACCACCGCGTTCTTCTCCATGGCGCGCTTGAGCGCCCCTATGTCGTCACGGAGCCGGGCCGCCCTCTCGTACTCCATCTCCTCGGCGGCCTCGTGCATCCGCTGCTCCAGGCGGCGCAGATAGGTGCCGGTGCGGCCGGCCATGAAGTCGCAGAACTCCTCCGCCAGTTCGCGGTGCTCCTCGGCGGTGACCCGGCCGACGCAGGGGGCCGAGCACTTGCCGATGTAGCCGAGCAGACAGGGGCGGCCGATCTGGGCGGAGCGCTTGAACACCCCGGCCGAGCACGTGCGGACCGGGAACACGCGCAGCATCAGGTCGACGGTCTCGCGGATCGCCCAGGCGTGGGCGTACGGACCGAAGTAGCGCACGCCCTTCTTCTTGGCACCGCGCATCACCTGGACCCGGGGAAACTCCTCGTTGAGGGTGACGGCCAGGGAGGGGTAGCTCTTGTCGTCGCGGTACTTGACGTTGAACCGGGGGTCGAACTCCTTGATCCAGGAGTACTCGAGCTGCAGGGCCTCGACCTCGGTGGAAACCACGGTCCACTCCACGCCGGCGGCCGTGGTGACCATGGTGCGGGTGCGCGGATGGAGGTTCGCCAGGTCTTGAAAGTACGAGGAGAGCCGCTGGCGCAGGCTCTTCGCCTTTCCGACGTAGATCACCCGGCCGTGTTCGTCACGGAACTTGTAGACCCCCGGCGACTCGGGGATCTGTCCCGGCTTGGGGCGGTAGCTGCTCGGGTCGGCCATGGTGACCACCCTACTTGCGGCGGGTGACACATCCGGCGCCCTCGGGACGCGGGTTGGTCAAGGTCCAGGGGATTCCGCAGCCGCCCGGACGCCGACCGAGCGCCGGCTCAGGCGTCGGGGCCCGCTCAGGCGTCGGGGCCCGCTCAGGTGTCAGGAGCCGCTCAGGTGTCAGGAGCCGCTCAGGCGTCGGGGCCCGCGACGAGCCGTCCGCCCTCCGCGGTGACCGGGACCGACGGCAGCGGCTCGACCGCGGGCCCCTGGAGGACCTTGCCGGTGCGGGCGTCGAACTGACTGCCGTGGCAGGGACAGCTGATCGCGCCGTCCTCGACGCTGTCGACGACGCATCCGGCGTGCGTGCACACCGCGCTGAACGCCGTGAACTCACCCTTGGCGGGCTGGGCGACCACCACCCGCTGCTCGCGGTAGATCTTGGCGCCACCGACCGGGACGGCACCGGCCGTGCCGAGGTCGACGGGGGCGGTGGGCGTCGGGGACGCCTTCTTGCCCGACCCGTCCGGGGCGCAGGCCGCCGCCCCGAGCCCGGCGGCTCCGGCCAGCGCGGCGCAGCACAGCACGGTTCGGCGGGAGGCGGGCTGGCGGGACATGTGCGGCTCCTGGGGGTGTGGGGGCCCTCCGACCATACCGGCACAGATCTCTCCATCCGCCGCCGCCTCCCCGGCTGGACGTAAACGCTTGCGCAAGCGTTTACGTCCGATCCCGGATGCGGTACGTTACGGGCTCCGATGAACCCGATGAACCCGGCGACCTCGACGCGGAGGACCCCAGCGGATGGCAACCATGGTCGACGTCGCCCGGCGCGCCGGGGTGTCCGTGGCCACCGTCTCGCATGTGCTCAACGAGACCCGGCCGGTCCGCCCGGACACCCGTAAGGCCGTGCTGGACGCGATCGACGACCTCGGGTACATCCCCAATACGCTGGCGCGCTCCCTGGTGACCGCGCGCACCCGATCGATCGGTCTGGCCGTCTCGGCGATCAGCAATCCGTACTTCACCGAGATCCTCCAGGGCGTCGAGTCCAGCGCCCTGGAGCGGGGATACGGGCTGCTGATCGCCGATCCGCATGACGACCCCGCGCATGAGCGCAAGGTCGTCCGGCTGCTCCATGAGCGGCGGGTGGACGGCGTGATCGTGG is a window from the Streptomyces luomodiensis genome containing:
- a CDS encoding MFS transporter, encoding MTAVDAGERGAGKAAVPAWRGGFGRLWAAALVSRFGDALRGAALPLLAVSLTDSPVLVSLVTACGFLPWLLFGLIGGAIADRVDQRRAMWAVDGVRAVLMAGFAVAVWLDRATVGLLIALAFALTTLQTLFDNAATALLPSVVGQEALGRANARLMTGQEVMGRFVGAPLVPVLLGLGAAMPYAADAVTYLVAAALVASLGVTPPPRDPRPPGGSLRRDIAEGLAVLWRDRMLRALCASTTLCNIGIGALIATLVLHITGWLDAGNTGYAVVITVYGIGSVTGGLVAARFTEKLGNARALAVCGTAQIGALVALGAIRSLPVAVAAMGLFGFAGIIWNVIEVTMTQRRSPDGTLGRVSSAFRTLSIAGAPLGALLGGAMAAAWGLNTPALGAAGLFVCGLAALVPGMRSGIN
- a CDS encoding RNA polymerase-binding protein RbpA, which translates into the protein MASGNAIRGSRVGAGPMGEAERGESAPRLRISFWCSNGHETVPSFASDAQIPDTWDCPRCGFPAGKDRDNPPDPPRTEPYKTHLAYVRERRSDADGEAILAEALAKLRGEI
- the secG gene encoding preprotein translocase subunit SecG gives rise to the protein MGFSIALIIFSLLLMMLVLMHKGKGGGLSDMFGGGMQSSVGGSSVAERNLDRITVVVGLLWFVCIVVLGLLMKLD
- the tpiA gene encoding triose-phosphate isomerase, which produces MSDRTPLMAGNWKMNLNHLEAIAHVQKLAFALADKDHEAVEVAVLPPFVDLRSVQTLVEGDKLKIKYGAQDISAHDSGAYTGEISGPMLAKLKCAYAVVGHSERRQYHNESDELCNAKVKAAFRNDLTPILCVGEGLDVRKAGNQVAHTLAQVDGGLKDVPAEQAETIVIAYEPVWAIGTGEVATPEDAQEVCGAIRGRLAELYGQEVADKVRIQYGGSVKSGNVAAIMAQPDVDGALIGGASLDADEFVKIVRFRDQ
- a CDS encoding phosphoglycerate kinase, producing MKTIDDLQVAGQRVFVRADLNVPLDGETITDDGRIRAAVPTISKLLDQGAKVIVASHLGRPKGAPDPRFSLAPVARRLGELLGKQVAFATDTVDDSARATVAALGGGEVALLENLRFNAGETSKDDAERGAFAERLAALADLYVGDGFGAVHRKHASVYDLPARLPHAAGNLIAAELSVLKKLTEDVKRPYVVVLGGAKVSDKLGVIDHLLEKADRILIGGGMAYTFLKAQGHEVGGSLLQEDQVPAVQDYLRRAGERGVEFVLPVDVVAASEFPDLKTKAPANPRTIPAEAIPADLQGLDIGPESRKLYASKLADAATVFWNGPMGVFEHPDFAEGTRAVAQALVDSPAFTVVGGGDSAAAVRILGFDENAFGHISTGGGASLEYLEGKTLPGLAALED
- the gap gene encoding type I glyceraldehyde-3-phosphate dehydrogenase, which translates into the protein MTIRVGINGFGRIGRNYFRALLEQGADIEIVGVNDLTDNATLVHLLKYDSILGRLKQEVSHTEDTITVGNQTFKTMAERDPAALPWGELGADIVVESTGIFTKREDAAKHLAAGAKKVLISAPAKNEDITIVMGVNNDKYDPANHHVISNASCTTNCVAPMAKVLDESFGIVKGMMTTVHAYTNDQRILDFPHKDLRRARAAAENIIPTSTGAAKATALVLPQLKGKLDGIAMRVPVPTGSVTDLVLELDREVTKDEINTAFQKAAEGQLKGILEYTEDPIVSSDIVNWPASCTFDSSLTMVQGKQVKVVGWYDNEWGYSNRLVDLTVFVGGRL
- the whiA gene encoding DNA-binding protein WhiA, producing MAMTAAVKDEISRLPVTRTCCRKAEVSAILRFAGGLHLVSGRIVIEAELDTGIAARRVRKDILEIFGHSSDLVVMAPGGLRRGSRYVVRVVAGGDQLARQTGLVDGRGRPIRGLPPQVVSGATCDAEAAWRGAFLAHGSLTEPGRSSSLEVTCPGPEAALALVGAARRLQIAAKAREVRGVDRVVVRDGDAIGALLTRLGAHESVLAWEERRMRREVRATANRLANFDDANLRRSARAAVAAGARVQRALEILGDEVPEHLAAAGRLRMEHKQASLEELGALADPPLTKDAVAGRIRRLLAMADKRAQDLGIPGTESSLTEEMADGMVG
- a CDS encoding gluconeogenesis factor YvcK family protein, encoding MTIRTRRLRRLVGARTSRGTQPKVVALGGGMGLSASLAALRRITGDLTAVVTVADDGGSSGRLRDELDVLPPGDLRKALAALCGDDDWGQTWARVIQHRFTSEGELHGHAVGNLLIVALWEQLGDHVEALDLVGKLLGAHGRVLPMSAVPLELQAYVRGHDPARPDEVSTVAGQATVALTPGEVQSVHLVPPDPPAVPEAVEAVMDADWVVLGPGSWFSSVIPHLLVPELLQALTETKARRVLSLNLAPQPGETDGFSPQRHLEVLARHAPKLAFDVVLADEAAVPDQSSLCDAAKRLGGTVELAPVAATDGAPKHDPELLAAAYDRIFRMHGRIGPWR
- the rapZ gene encoding RNase adapter RapZ → MTAHTNHGDGAQVNTGTSGESAEVAAIPELVIISGMSGAGRSTAAKCLEDLGWFVVDNLPPALIPTMVDLGARSQGNVARIAVVVDVRGRRFFDNLRESLADLAAKNVKRRVLFLEASDEALVRRFESVRRPHPLQGDGRIVDGIAAERDLLRELRGDADLVIDTSSLNVHELRAKMDAQFAGEEEPELRATVMSFGYKYGLPVDADLVVDCRFLPNPHWVPELRPFTGLNEEVSGYVFNQPGAKEFLDRYAELLQLIAAGYRREGKRYVTIAVGCTGGKHRSVAMSERLAPRLAAEGVETVVVHRDMGRE
- the uvrC gene encoding excinuclease ABC subunit UvrC; translation: MADPSSYRPKPGQIPESPGVYKFRDEHGRVIYVGKAKSLRQRLSSYFQDLANLHPRTRTMVTTAAGVEWTVVSTEVEALQLEYSWIKEFDPRFNVKYRDDKSYPSLAVTLNEEFPRVQVMRGAKKKGVRYFGPYAHAWAIRETVDLMLRVFPVRTCSAGVFKRSAQIGRPCLLGYIGKCSAPCVGRVTAEEHRELAEEFCDFMAGRTGTYLRRLEQRMHEAAEEMEYERAARLRDDIGALKRAMEKNAVVLADATDADLIAVAEDELEAAVQIFHVRGGRVRGQRGWVTDKVEAVDTAGLVEHALQQLYGEERGDAVPKEVLVPAVPDPAGPVTQWLADRRGSRVDLRIPQRGDKKDLMETVQRNAQQALALHKTKRASDLTTRSRALEEIAEALGLDSAPLRVECFDISHLQGDDVVASMVVFEDGLPRKSEYRRFQIKSFAGQDDVRSMHEVVSRRFRRYLQEKQKTGEWEEETTGAPGATGATGTPGAPDTTGTPGAPGVPGPDGQSVGGPTGPVDEEGRPKRFAYPPQLVVVDGGKPQVAAAKRALDELGVDDVAVCGLAKRLEEVWLPDEDDPVVLPRSSEGLYLLQRVRDEAHRFAISYQRSKRAKSMKSGPLDTVPGLGDSRKQALLKHFGSVKRLRAATVEQICEVPGVGRKTAETVAAALAGSAPAAPAVNTATGEIIEDEAAGAASSNGGTRP
- a CDS encoding ubiquinol-cytochrome c reductase iron-sulfur subunit, with translation MSRQPASRRTVLCCAALAGAAGLGAAACAPDGSGKKASPTPTAPVDLGTAGAVPVGGAKIYREQRVVVAQPAKGEFTAFSAVCTHAGCVVDSVEDGAISCPCHGSQFDARTGKVLQGPAVEPLPSVPVTAEGGRLVAGPDA